The sequence AGCAAAAGGTCACGGCCTCGCCCCCATCGTCTAGAGGCCTAGGACACCTCCCTTTCACGGAGGCGACAGGGGTTCGAATCCCCTTGGGGGTATAACAATGACCAAGGTTTGATTAGATTTAAATTTGTTGATTAATAGAGTTTTGACATTACATTTTCTTTTTTGAAATCTCACAAGAAGAGTTTTGGAAATATTTAGTAGTCATCAAGTCAACCTATCTGTATTTATTTTCTCTTCAATGCAGCTTGTTCAACAGCCAACAAATTAGTCTTTAGATCTCCTCTAAGCCGCTGCTCAATAAGTGCTACAGGCATACCAAGACAGCCCTGAACAGTTAACTCATATAACAAGCAGGTTCCATTGTTTTCTTTAAGTTGTTTCATCTTCCATAAGCCTTCAAAACGCCTAAAGTCGCCTTTAATCAGATGAAAACTTAATACCCCCAAATCACGATTCTCAATTAACTCTAACTGGACCTGGGCGGAGAAGCGAAGACCCATCAACTTTTGAGCTCCCACTTGAGCTAGATGTACACGATTTGCATCACGAGAAATAACCTTACTACTAACTAGGTTTGGAATATGATTACTCAAATTATCGTAATCAGTAAGAATATTCCAAATCGAATCAATAGAAATAGGGGTCCGAAGCAAAGCAGCCAGTCTTCTTGTTCCGTTAGGGAGCCTTTCCATCGTCTGCTCGATGGTCTGGTGCATTATCCCCTTTGATTCCAATGGCAAAAATTGCTTTGAACCAGAAGGCCTCTGAAGTCCCTTAAGAGATTCCAACTGGAACGAAAAGAGAAATAACAGTAGAAGACTATATAAAAATTTATGCCAACAGGCCATCCTGCAGACCATTACATGAGCTGTGCCAATCCCAAAACGTGTCCTCTTTTACTAGCCAAAACAACTAATTCAGCCAAGAAATTGGTATTGTCACCTTCGGTTTTGAGTTATTAATGGCTTATTCGGAAGCACAGGTGATAGCCGGAGGGCTAATCCATATCCCTATTGTTATTGGTCTCTTTAGAGCAATAGAGGGTCAAATAGGCAAAAAAAAGACTCTCAGCACATCAACTGGCTCTTCAGTACCTGCTACTAAAGCCCCTGCCCGCAAAAAACCTCATGCGAATGTTCCTGTAAACACATATAGACCTAAAGCACCTTTCGAAGGAGAAGTACTTGAGAACTACAGCCTGCTTAAAGAAGGTGCTATTGGACGTGTAAACCACATCACATTCAACCTTTCAGGCGGAGATCCACAACTTCGTTACGTAGAAGGCCAAAGTATTGGAATTGTGCCTGCAGGAGAGGATGCAAAAGGTAAGCCCCACAAACTAAGGCTCTACTCGATAGCCAGCACAAGACATGGAGACAATTATGCTGGCAATACAGTCTCTCTTTGTGTTCGCCAACTTCAATATGAAAAAGATGGGCAGACTATTGATGGGGTTTGCTCAACATATTTATGCAATATCAAGCCAGGAGACAAAGTAAAAATCACAGGTCCTGTAGGCAAGGAGATGCTTCTTCCAGACGATGAAGACGCAAACGTAATAATGCTGGCAACGGGGACTGGAATCGCTCCGATGAGAGCCTATCTAAGGCGCATGTTTGAGCCTACTGAAAGACAAAAGAATAAATGGAACTTCAAAGGAAAGGCATGGTTATTTATGGGTGCCCCAAAAACTGCAAACCTGCTTTACGACGAAGATTTTGAACATTATAAAAAGCAATTTCCTGAGAACCTACGCTATACAAAGGCAATCAGCCGAGAGCAAAAGAATACGAAAGGCGGAAGAATGTATATCCAAGATAGAGTTCTTGAGTATGCAGATGAGTTATTTGCTCTTATTGAGGACCCAAAAACCCATATTTACTTGTGCGGACTCAAAGGCATGGAGCCTGGAATAGATGAAGCTATGACCACAGCAGCCAAAGCAAAGGGCATAAATTGGGCAGAGCTAAGGCCTCAATTAAAGAAAGAAGACCGCTGGCACGTTGAAACCTACTAAAAAGCACACAATCTTCTAACTTCTAAAACCTATCAAAAAAAAGCTAGCCCATATGGGCTAGCTTTTTTTTGATAGGTTTTAGAAATCATTCAACAAACTTTTTGGGCATCCGACAACAAAGTATGGCGAGATTCCTAAGACCACTTTGAATTTAGTTAATAATTTTTAAACCAACCCAGGAAGTCTGTGTCCAATGAGCACGCCGACCATAAATCCACTTAGGGTTGGACTACGCCAAGAGCGAGTTATAACTCCACAATGTCTAGTGATCTTTGGCGCAAGTGGAGATCTAACTCATCGCAAACTTATTCCAGCTCTTTTCCAGCTTTTTTTACAACGACGTTTGCCAAGTGATTTTGCAATCATTGGATGTGCTCGACGTCCATGGAGTGATGACGAATTTCGTGAAAGAATGGCTCAAGCTTTAAAGAGAGAAACTAAAAACAATACAAAAGGAGTCACACAATTTCTGGAATACCTTTTCTATGAATCTGTTGATCTTCAACAGCCTGAAGACTTAATCAAACTAGGGAAAAGGTTAGAAGAAATTGATCGAATCAAGGCTACTCATAGCAATCGAACCTTTTATCTCTCTGTCTCTCCAAAATTCTATGGAAGTGGTTGCCAAGCTTTAGCCCGTGCAGGCCTATTAAACGATCCAAAACGTAGTCGATTAGTTATCGAAAAACCATTTGGGCGTGATTACGGGAGCGCTCAAGCCCTTAATCAAATTGTGCAAAGCTCTTGCCAAGAAAGCCAAGTTTTCCGAATCGATCATTATCTCGGCAAAGAAACTGTTCAAAACATACTGGTAATGAGATTTGCCAACGCCATATTCGAACCAATATGGAATAGAAATTATATTTCAAGCGTTCAAATTACTGCTGCAGAAACAGTTGGGGTTGAAGAGCGCGCAGGTTACTACGAAAGCTCTGGCGCACTTCGAGACATGGTACAAAACCATCTCACACAGATGCTTGCAATAACAGCAATGGAACCTCCTGGACACTTTGATCCAGAAGCTATCAGAAACGAAAAAGCAAAAGTTCTTCAAGCCGCTCATCTTGCCAATGAACTTGAACCATGGAAATGTTGCGTTCGAGGGCAATATGAAAAAGGTGGGAGTAGGTCTAAGCCATTAATTGGATACAGAGATGAGCCAGGAGTTAATCCCACTAGCACCACAGAAACATATGTCGCAACAAAGCTGTTCATTGACAATTGGAGGTGGCAAGGGGTGCCTTTCTACCTAAGGACTGGAAAACGGCTGGCGAAACGATTAAGTGAAGTTGTGCTTACTTTCAGAGAAGCACCTGTTCATCTCTTCGACGCAGCAGGAGGTAGTCCAACTTCCAACCAATTAATCCTAAGAATTCAACCCGATGAAGGAGCTGAATTTCGATTTGAAGTTAAATCCCCAGGCTCCGGTATGCGGAGTCGTCCGGTAGAAATGGAGTTTTCCTATGAAGAGTCTTTTGGAGAACCCTCAGACGAAGGTTATGTGAGACTTTTGGCTGATGCCATGCTTGGTGATCCAACACTATTTACTCGCAATGATGAAGTAGAAGCAGCCTGGCGCTTATATACCCCACTATTAGAGCTAATTGAAGATAGGCCTTGGCAATTGCCTACTTACCCATATGAATCAAGAACCTGGGGGCCGGCTGAATCTGATGCTCTTCTAAGCAAAGATGAACTTCTTTGGCGACGTCCATAACTACTGAATTTCCAAATCTTCGAATTGACACAGATCAATGTCTCCACAACTCACACTTCATACCCCTCTCCAAATCCCTCCTTCAGAGATTCCAAGTTATTTAAAACAACTTTGGTCTAAGGAGCAACTTGATAGTTCAGGTGCAACAACTTTTTGTTTACTTGTCTGGCAACCGGCTTGGATTGAGCAAGAACTTGTGCGGACAGGAAAAATAAAAGGTCCCATAGTGGGGAATCAACGCAGAGAACTGATCGAAGCAGCTCGCACAGTTGTTTTGGACAGTGATTTACCTCATTGCACTCCTCCATTAGACAAAAGTGTCGCGACCTCTCTTTCTACATTCATCAACAAAGAACAAGAGGCGGAAGATCTCAGAGGGCAGTATGTAGACGTTGCTATTAGTGCCCTCAATCCAAGACGCCTAATAACCCTCGCACCAACTCTTAAAAAAGGTCATCCACTTGAGACATTGGTCGCTGCTTATTGCCCCTTACTCGACGAAAACAATCTAAATGCTGCCTGCGGAGACGTAGTGGTATTACGAGGTGATCAACAATCACTTAACAAAGGACTAAAAATTTTAAAAGATCTATTACCCAACGAACTGCCCTCATGGCTTTGGTGGAATGGCAACCTCGATGAGGCTCCTGAACTTCTTCATCAATTAGCCATCCCTAAGCGAAGGCTAATTATTGACACTGCACTTGGAGAACCAATCCAATGCCTTGAACTTCTAACAAGCAGAATTTCTTCAGGTCAATCAATAAATGACCTTAATTGGTTACGGCTTAGAAACTGGAGAGAAACCTTGGCAATGGTATTTGATCCGCCTAATAGAAGAGATGCACTTAACCACGTGATTAGGCTTGATATAGATATCGAGGGTAATCATCCTGTCCAAGGACTTTTACTTGCTGCTTGGATTGCCGAGAGGCTCAATTGGGAGCTGAAAAGTGCAAATTCACAAAATGGAGAAATTATTAAAGCAAGCTTCCAACGTGTAGATGGAGAAATTGTTCAGTTATGCCTCATCCCTTTACCAGTTGGGACTCCAAGCATTCACCCTGGTCAATTAGTAGGGATAAGGTTAATCTGCGAACCAAAAAAAGAGCCTCAAAAAGCAACTTGTGTAATTCTTGCTTCAGAATCAGGTGAATGCATGAGGCTAGAAGCTGGGGGAATGGCAAGTATGGAACTTTTAGAAGAAGTAGTACCCATCCAAAGTAATTCTGTCGAGATGGATGTAGCACGCCTTCTTAGCAGTAGTCGAGATAGTAATAGCCCTCTACTTTCTGCCGCCGCACCAATAGCATCCAAACTGCTCAATTTGGTTCTAGCTGAGAAAGAAAGCTTCTCAAACTAAAAACAAATCCACATGGCATTTGTGATTGCAGCTCCAGCAAGTGGAAATGGTAAAACTTTATTAGGAATTGTTCTTGCTGCTTGGGCAAGAAAAAGATCACTAAAGCTACAAACATTCAAAGTAGGGCCTGATTATCTAGACCCACAGCAACTAAGCGTTGTTTCTAAAAGACCCTGCCATAATTTAGATCTTATCCTTTGTGGCTCTAAATGGGTTACCGATAGTTTTTACAACTTTGGAGGGTCTGCTGATCTAGCACTAGTAGAAGGAGTAATGGGACTATTCGATGGTGTAGGGACTTCAAGCGAGGGAAGCACTGCTGCTTTAGCTCGTTGCTTACAACTGCCAATTGTTCTTGTAGTTGATGCAAGAGGACAAGCAGCTTCACTGGCTGCACTTGTTAAAGGATTTCGAGACCAAGATCCTGAGCTTGAACTTGCTGGAGTAGTCCTCAATCACATCAACACTGCCCGCCACAAAGCCTTGTTAACAGAGGTCTTAGAAAGTATCAACGTGAAATTGCTGGGATGCCTACCAAGTGACTCCAAACTCAAACTAACTAGGAGGCATCTAGGCCTAGTGCCTGCTCATGAAATTCAAAACATTCAACACAAGGTAGAAGATTGGGCCGCCATAGCAGAATCGCATCTCAATTTAAAATCCTTCAGAGCTCTTCTCCAACCACCTAAACCAAAACAAAACCTAAATAGCCAACTAATTACATTAGAAAGTACAAAAACACACTTACAACCTTCTCCTATTGCAGTAGCAGAGGATAAGGCCTTTCACTTTCGCTATCCAGAGACAAAAGAAAGCCTAGAAAGTTTGGGCATGCCATGCATTACTTGGCAGCCAATTGCAAACGAACCAATTCCAAAAGAAGCAAAAGGTTTAATTATTCCTGGTGGTTTTCCAGAGCAATATGCAGAGCAATTAAGTACTTGTACAGAGAGCATTAACAGCCTTAGAAGCTTTTGCAGTCAATATCCGACTTATGCCGAATGTGGCGGCATGCTTCTACTGGGGAAAACACTTACGGACTTAAAAGGGAAAACCCATCAAATGGCAGGATTACTGCCTTTCGATGCAAAGAAAGGTCCTCTAAAAGTTGGGTATAGAAATATAAGTTGCAGAAGAGATGGTCTAGTTACAAGGGCAGGTGAAAAGTTGATCGGTCATGAATTCCACCATTGGAAATTAAACATTAATCATGAAACAAATATTTCAGATGCAGTTATAAGCACTAATGCCAAAGAGAAGGATTTCCATGCTCTATGGAATATAAAGGGCTGGGGAATAGAAGAAATAGAAGAAGGTTGGGGAAACAAATTGATACATGCAAGCTGGATTCATCTTCATTGGCCGAGTGCATCAAAAACAATGCAATACTGGAAAAATGCTGTAGAGAGAAACAAAACAAAGGGGAATGTGTCAATGTAAATAGGATTTTTTGATATATTTCATCAATTAAAGTTGTAGTTTATTTACTGATCATCTTCGAAAAAATCAATTTTCCAAACTGGTTCTTAATTGATCCTCCCAAAGAGTCTTTTTTGAGTTATCCCTCTGGCTACCAACTATCCAAACACTATTCTTTGCCCTACTGACAGCTACATATACAAGCTGTCTCCGTAGAGTTAAATCTTTTGGCCAGAAAACATCCGAAGCAACAAAAACTTCTTCAAAAGTACTTCCTTGACTTCTATGAACAGTTAAAACCGCAGCGGGCCCTAAAGATGCAAACGCATCTCTAATAAGAAAGAACTGTCGCCACAGCATTCGACCATCCTTTTTACCCGCTTCCTTCGCTCGATTACGCAACCTCTGCAAAGTGTTGTCAAGAAGCTTTCTTGCATTTGATCCAACTGGCGGAGCCAGTCGCAAAGAAAGCTCTAACGCCCCAGAAACAACATTAACCATTAGCGTCTCAATTTTTGGTGCTTTCCCATCTCCTAGTTCAGCCAACCCAAAGGCTGCAAGGTCACAACTTTCCGGAGTGACATCTCTAACCACTAGCTCCCTGTTGGAACCAATAACCATATCTGGCTCTTCTCCAGTCTCAGCCCCATCCAATGAAGCAGGAGCCATAACAGCGGTACGACTAATCAGAACCTCTCCAGGCAGTACAGGTAGCTGTTCTGCCATCTCCCCATGAATTGCCTTGCGCACATGAGGAACCAGCCTCTCCAAAGTGCGATTTGTATAACAAAGGATTCTTGCAGCATCAGGGGTTCCTTCTTCAGCCGCTGCCCTTAATGCTGACCTTGCCCTTCCCAGCCAACTAGTCTCATCTACGCATGCAACCAATCCTTTTTTGTTTTGGATCAAAGGCAAACAAGGGGGAAAGTCACATGGCAGACGACCATCTCTAAGACAACTCGCTAACTGCAAAACAGGTCCCTGATGCCTGACAACTTGATTTAATTGAGCCTGAGATGCTCTCTTCATAGAAAAAACTGGGCTTACAGGTTCCCCTATTGGTGGCAATTGGGCAGGGTCTCCAACAAATACAAGGCGCGTACTAAAAGAATGAGCACATTGAAGAACTATTCGTAAAAGATTACTGTCAACCATCGAAGCTTCATCAATGAGTACTAACCCAAGTTCCTCCAAAGAATTAGTTGTTTGATCTGTTTGCTCACAGAGTTCAATATCACCCTTACGTTTTAACTTTAGACGAAGCAATCTATGAATCGTCGAAGGATACCAAGTAGGCCTTATTCCTTCAATCTCTAATGTTTGCCTTAAAACTCCGACAGCCTTATGAGTAGGAGCTAC comes from Prochlorococcus sp. MIT 1307 and encodes:
- a CDS encoding SRPBCC family protein; protein product: MHQTIEQTMERLPNGTRRLAALLRTPISIDSIWNILTDYDNLSNHIPNLVSSKVISRDANRVHLAQVGAQKLMGLRFSAQVQLELIENRDLGVLSFHLIKGDFRRFEGLWKMKQLKENNGTCLLYELTVQGCLGMPVALIEQRLRGDLKTNLLAVEQAALKRK
- a CDS encoding FAD-binding oxidoreductase; the encoded protein is MAYSEAQVIAGGLIHIPIVIGLFRAIEGQIGKKKTLSTSTGSSVPATKAPARKKPHANVPVNTYRPKAPFEGEVLENYSLLKEGAIGRVNHITFNLSGGDPQLRYVEGQSIGIVPAGEDAKGKPHKLRLYSIASTRHGDNYAGNTVSLCVRQLQYEKDGQTIDGVCSTYLCNIKPGDKVKITGPVGKEMLLPDDEDANVIMLATGTGIAPMRAYLRRMFEPTERQKNKWNFKGKAWLFMGAPKTANLLYDEDFEHYKKQFPENLRYTKAISREQKNTKGGRMYIQDRVLEYADELFALIEDPKTHIYLCGLKGMEPGIDEAMTTAAKAKGINWAELRPQLKKEDRWHVETY
- the zwf gene encoding glucose-6-phosphate dehydrogenase, with amino-acid sequence MSTPTINPLRVGLRQERVITPQCLVIFGASGDLTHRKLIPALFQLFLQRRLPSDFAIIGCARRPWSDDEFRERMAQALKRETKNNTKGVTQFLEYLFYESVDLQQPEDLIKLGKRLEEIDRIKATHSNRTFYLSVSPKFYGSGCQALARAGLLNDPKRSRLVIEKPFGRDYGSAQALNQIVQSSCQESQVFRIDHYLGKETVQNILVMRFANAIFEPIWNRNYISSVQITAAETVGVEERAGYYESSGALRDMVQNHLTQMLAITAMEPPGHFDPEAIRNEKAKVLQAAHLANELEPWKCCVRGQYEKGGSRSKPLIGYRDEPGVNPTSTTETYVATKLFIDNWRWQGVPFYLRTGKRLAKRLSEVVLTFREAPVHLFDAAGGSPTSNQLILRIQPDEGAEFRFEVKSPGSGMRSRPVEMEFSYEESFGEPSDEGYVRLLADAMLGDPTLFTRNDEVEAAWRLYTPLLELIEDRPWQLPTYPYESRTWGPAESDALLSKDELLWRRP
- a CDS encoding glucose-6-phosphate dehydrogenase assembly protein OpcA, which codes for MSPQLTLHTPLQIPPSEIPSYLKQLWSKEQLDSSGATTFCLLVWQPAWIEQELVRTGKIKGPIVGNQRRELIEAARTVVLDSDLPHCTPPLDKSVATSLSTFINKEQEAEDLRGQYVDVAISALNPRRLITLAPTLKKGHPLETLVAAYCPLLDENNLNAACGDVVVLRGDQQSLNKGLKILKDLLPNELPSWLWWNGNLDEAPELLHQLAIPKRRLIIDTALGEPIQCLELLTSRISSGQSINDLNWLRLRNWRETLAMVFDPPNRRDALNHVIRLDIDIEGNHPVQGLLLAAWIAERLNWELKSANSQNGEIIKASFQRVDGEIVQLCLIPLPVGTPSIHPGQLVGIRLICEPKKEPQKATCVILASESGECMRLEAGGMASMELLEEVVPIQSNSVEMDVARLLSSSRDSNSPLLSAAAPIASKLLNLVLAEKESFSN
- a CDS encoding cobyrinate a,c-diamide synthase, giving the protein MAFVIAAPASGNGKTLLGIVLAAWARKRSLKLQTFKVGPDYLDPQQLSVVSKRPCHNLDLILCGSKWVTDSFYNFGGSADLALVEGVMGLFDGVGTSSEGSTAALARCLQLPIVLVVDARGQAASLAALVKGFRDQDPELELAGVVLNHINTARHKALLTEVLESINVKLLGCLPSDSKLKLTRRHLGLVPAHEIQNIQHKVEDWAAIAESHLNLKSFRALLQPPKPKQNLNSQLITLESTKTHLQPSPIAVAEDKAFHFRYPETKESLESLGMPCITWQPIANEPIPKEAKGLIIPGGFPEQYAEQLSTCTESINSLRSFCSQYPTYAECGGMLLLGKTLTDLKGKTHQMAGLLPFDAKKGPLKVGYRNISCRRDGLVTRAGEKLIGHEFHHWKLNINHETNISDAVISTNAKEKDFHALWNIKGWGIEEIEEGWGNKLIHASWIHLHWPSASKTMQYWKNAVERNKTKGNVSM
- a CDS encoding ATP-dependent DNA helicase, with the translated sequence MTRNNSGRVLKELTVDQKQAFDSFSAWLDGDQVDKPFVLSGYAGSGKTFLSMRFLRKVEAEGLCWTVVAPTHKAVGVLRQTLEIEGIRPTWYPSTIHRLLRLKLKRKGDIELCEQTDQTTNSLEELGLVLIDEASMVDSNLLRIVLQCAHSFSTRLVFVGDPAQLPPIGEPVSPVFSMKRASQAQLNQVVRHQGPVLQLASCLRDGRLPCDFPPCLPLIQNKKGLVACVDETSWLGRARSALRAAAEEGTPDAARILCYTNRTLERLVPHVRKAIHGEMAEQLPVLPGEVLISRTAVMAPASLDGAETGEEPDMVIGSNRELVVRDVTPESCDLAAFGLAELGDGKAPKIETLMVNVVSGALELSLRLAPPVGSNARKLLDNTLQRLRNRAKEAGKKDGRMLWRQFFLIRDAFASLGPAAVLTVHRSQGSTFEEVFVASDVFWPKDLTLRRQLVYVAVSRAKNSVWIVGSQRDNSKKTLWEDQLRTSLEN